One genomic region from Cydia amplana chromosome Z, ilCydAmpl1.1, whole genome shotgun sequence encodes:
- the LOC134661926 gene encoding F-box-like/WD repeat-containing protein TBL1X: MSYSSDEVNFLVYRYLQESGFHHSAYTFGIESHISQSNINGALVPPAALLSILQKGLEYTTAEITYGEDGSEIRLTESLSLIDAVSPEIIAARQNAHNTQKQAIRVEQGTGTEQNGVEVTACNPPAATGGAATPSAPENMEVDQSIEIPASKATVLRGHESEVFICAWNPSTDLLASGSGDSTARIWDMSDNPATTPNQLVLRHCIQKGGAEVPSNKDVTSLDWNCDGNLLATGSYDGYARIWTTDGTLASTLGQHKGPIFALKWNKRGNYILSAGVDKTTIIWDAASGQCTQQFSFHSAPALDVDWQTNTSFASCSTDQCIHVCRLHVDKPIKSFQGHTNEVNAIKWDPQGQLLASCSDDMTLKIWSMKQDTCVHDLQAHSKEIYTIKWSPTGPGTQNPNMNLILASASFDSTVRLWDVERGVCIHTLTKHTEPVYSVAFSPDGKFLASGSFDKCVHIWSTQTGGLVHSYKGTGGIFEVCWNSRGTKVGASASDGSVFVLDLRKL, from the exons ATGAGTTACTCTAGCGATGAAGTGAACTTTCTTGTATATCGCTACCTACAGGAATCAG GTTTCCATCACTCTGCATACACATTTGGTATTGAGTCACATATATCACAAAGTAATATCAATGGTGCCTTAGTACCTCCTGCAGCTTTGTTGAGTATCCTTCAAAAGGGTTTGGAATACACTACAGCAGAAATTACTTATGGGGAAGATG gcTCTGAAATACGTCTCACTGAAAGCTTGAGCTTGATTGATGCCGTCAGTCCAGAGATAATTGCTGCGCGACAAAATGCACATAACACACAAAAACAAGCTATTAGAGTAGAGCAGGGCACAGGAACTGAACAAAATGGTGTTGAA GTCACGGCATGTAACCCGCCAGCGGCAACTGGGGGCGCGGCGACTCCGAGTGCTCCTGAGAACATGGAGGTTGATCAGTCCATAGAAATACCAGCGAGCAAGGCTACAGTCCTCAGAGGCCATGAGTCTGAGGTGTTTATTTGTGCTTGGAACCCCAGTACTGATCTGTTGGCAAGTGGCTCGGGTGACAGCACAGCCAG GATCTGGGATATGTCTGACAATCCTGCTACGACTCCTAATCAGTTGGTACTCAGACACTGTATCCAGAAAGGTGGGGCAGAGGTGCCCAGTAACAAAGATGTCACTTCTTTGGACTGGAAT TGTGACGGTAACCTGCTAGCAACGGGATCATATGACGGATACGCCCGCATCTGGACCACGGATGGAACCTTGGCCTCCACATTGGGTCAACACAAGGGACCTATATTTGCCCTGAAATGGAATAAACGCGGGAACTACATTCTGAGTGCAGGG GTAGACAAGACGACCATAATATGGGATGCTGCGTCAGGGCAGTGCACTCAGCAGTTTTCCTTCCATTCTGCTCCGGCGCTGGATGTGGACTGGCAAACGAACACATCCTTTGCATCTTGTTCTACAGATCAGTGCATCCATGTGTGCAGACTCCATGTTGATAAGCCTATTAAAAGTTTCCAGGGACATACT AATGAAGTCAACGCCATAAAGTGGGATCCACAAGGACAGTTACTGGCTTCCTGTTCCGACGACATGACTTTGAAGATCTGGTCCATGAAACAAGATACATGTGTTCATGACTTACAAGCTCATTCGAAAGAAATTTATACCATCAAGTGGTCTCCTACCGGTCCGGGAACACAGAATCCAAATATGAATCTTATTTTGGCCAGTGCCTCTTTCGATTCCACTGTACGTTTGTGGGATGTCGAAAGGGGCGTGTGTATACACACTTTAACAAAGCACACAGAACCGGTTTACAGTGTGGCCTTTTCGCCCGATGGCAAGTTTCTGGCCAGTGGTTCTTTTGACAAGTGTGTGCATATTTGGTCGACACAGACCGGTGGGCTGGTACACTCGTACAAGGGCACAGGTGGCATATTCGAGGTGTGCTGGAACTCGCGAGGCACCAAAGTCGGCGCTAGTGCTAGTGACGGCAGCGTGTTCGTCTTAGATTTACGTAAGCTATAA